From the genome of Papaver somniferum cultivar HN1 chromosome 2, ASM357369v1, whole genome shotgun sequence, one region includes:
- the LOC113348036 gene encoding K(+) efflux antiporter 6-like isoform X4 — protein MKTSSSFSFFTIVLCFTSFVVAAELTELDRIDSNNGNTTATAYNKTLSDLKTRQDSFAGMIDRALEKEFPDNEQSGGETDAGSFNNTVAGDKAVLETVARVNHKKNETKEKSFQLHDVFNNENREEDTPTLIDSKSNVFIISNTKSKYPILQLDLRLISDLVIVFVSATCGGIAFAFAGQPVITGYLLAGSVIGPGGLSFISEMVQVETVAQFGVIFLLFALGLEFSTAKLRVVRSVAVLGGLLQIFLFTSLCGLSASLCGGNISEGIFIGVFLSMSSTVLVLKFLMEKNGINALYGQVTVGILILQDCAVGLLFALLPILGGTSGILQGVMSMAKSLVTLITFLAILSILCRTCVPWFLKLMISLSSQTNELYQLAAVAFCLVVAWCSDKLGLSLELGSFAAGVMISTTDLSEHTLEQIEPIRNFFAALFLASVGMLINFHFLWNHVDILLAAVILVIVVKTIVITAVVKGFGYNNKTSLLVRSYLTSQVGLSLAQIGEFAFILLSRASNLHVVEGKLYLLLLGTTALSLVTTPLLFKLIPAVIHLGVLLRWFSPDSSQIEVFKSAKAVD, from the exons ATGaagacttcttcttctttttctttcttcactaTAGTTCTTtgctttacttcttttgttgttgctgctgaactAACTGAGTTGGATCGGATTGATTCAAACAATGGGAATACTACAGCTACTGCTTATAACAAGACATTGTCTGATTTGAAAACAAGACAAGATAGTTTTGCTGGTATGATTGATCGAGCTTTGGAAAAGGAATTCCCTGATAATGAGCAATCTGGAGGag AAACTGATGCTGGTAGCTTCAACAATACTGTTGCTGGAGACAAG GCAGTTTTGGAAACTGTAGCTAGAGTTAACCACAAGAAAAATGAGACTAAGGAAAA GTCTTTCCAACTACATGATGTTTTCAACAATGAGAACCGAGAGGAAGATACCCCAACTTTAATAGATTCtaag AGCAATGTATTCATAATATCTAATACCAAATCAAAGTACCCAATTCTACAGTTGGATTTAAG GTTGATATCGGATCTAGTAATCGTCTTTGTATCTGCAACTTGTGGGGGAATCGCTTTTGCTTTTGCTGGACAACCG GTCATTACTGGATACTTGTTAGCAGGCTCTGTTATTGGACCTGGAGGCTTGAGCTTTATTAGCGAAATGGTGCAA GTTGAAACGGTTGCTCagtttggtgtgatttttcttctttttgcgtTAGGGCTGGAGTTCTCGACGGCAAAG CTTCGAGTTGTAAGATCTGTAGCTGTTCTTGGAGGCCTGCTACAAATTTTTCTATTTACAAGCTTATGTGGCCTTTCAGCCTCG TTATGCGGTGGTAATATCTCAGAGGGAATATTTATTGGCGTGTTCCTGTCAATGTCCTCAACAGTTTTG GTTTTGAAGTTTTTGATGGAGAAAAATGGTATCAATGCTCTCTATGGCCAAGTCACGGTTGGAATTCTTATCCTCCAG GATTGTGCTGTAGGTCTGCTGTTTGCTCTGCTTCCAATCTTGGGTGGCACTTCAGGGATTCTTCAAGGAGTTATGTCCATGGCTAAGTC GTTGGTAACATTGATTACATTCTTGGCCATTCTGTCAATATTATGTCGAACTTGTGTTCCCTGGTTTCTCAAGCTGATGATTAGCCTATCATCACAG ACCAATGAACTGTATCAGTTAGCAGCAGTTGCCTTTTGCCTGGTTGTTGCTTGG TGCAGTGATAAGTTGGGGCTCAGCCTTGAACTCGGTTCCTTCGCTGCGGGGGTGATGATATCAACAACTGATCTTTCAGAACATACGCTTGAGCAA ATTGAACCAATTCGCAACTTCTTTGCTGCTCTTTTTCTTGCCAGTGTTGGAATGCTTATCAATTTTCACTTCCTTTGGAACCACGTTGATATTTTATTAGCAGCTGTTATTTTGGTCATTGTTGTGAAAACAATTGTTATTACTGCTGTTGTCAAAGGATTTGGATACAACAACAAGACCTCACTTCTTGTAAGATCTTATCTAACTTCTCAG GTTGGATTGTCACTAGCCCAAATCGGGGAGTTCGCTTTTATACTTCTCAGTCGTGCGTCTAATCTTCATGTGGTAGAG GGTAAACTGTATCTGCTGCTTCTTGGCACAACAGCTCTTAGCCTG GTGACTACTCCGCTGCTTTTTAAATTGATTCCAGCTGTTATACATCTCGGAGTGCTACTGCGCTGGTTCTCCCCTGATAGCAGTCAAATTGAG GTCTTTAAGAGTGCAAAAGCGGTAGATTAG
- the LOC113348036 gene encoding K(+) efflux antiporter 6-like isoform X2 yields MKTSSSFSFFTIVLCFTSFVVAAELTELDRIDSNNGNTTATAYNKTLSDLKTRQDSFAGMIDRALEKEFPDNEQSGGETDAGSFNNTVAGDKAVLETVARVNHKKNETKEKSFQLHDVFNNENREEDTPTLIDSKSNVFIISNTKSKYPILQLDLRLISDLVIVFVSATCGGIAFAFAGQPVITGYLLAGSVIGPGGLSFISEMVQVETVAQFGVIFLLFALGLEFSTAKLRVVRSVAVLGGLLQIFLFTSLCGLSASLCGGNISEGIFIGVFLSMSSTVLVLKFLMEKNGINALYGQVTVGILILQDCAVGLLFALLPILGGTSGILQGVMSMAKSLVTLITFLAILSILCRTCVPWFLKLMISLSSQTNELYQLAAVAFCLVVAWCSDKLGLSLELGSFAAGVMISTTDLSEHTLEQIEPIRNFFAALFLASVGMLINFHFLWNHVDILLAAVILVIVVKTIVITAVVKGFGYNNKTSLLVRSYLTSQVGLSLAQIGEFAFILLSRASNLHVVEGKLYLLLLGTTALSLVTTPLLFKLIPAVIHLGVLLRWFSPDSSQIEIAYKGDSLRSDSLKRLPLTNLGSHDSFKHKNEPEMELPSLADGLLTMADRSLRVQKR; encoded by the exons ATGaagacttcttcttctttttctttcttcactaTAGTTCTTtgctttacttcttttgttgttgctgctgaactAACTGAGTTGGATCGGATTGATTCAAACAATGGGAATACTACAGCTACTGCTTATAACAAGACATTGTCTGATTTGAAAACAAGACAAGATAGTTTTGCTGGTATGATTGATCGAGCTTTGGAAAAGGAATTCCCTGATAATGAGCAATCTGGAGGag AAACTGATGCTGGTAGCTTCAACAATACTGTTGCTGGAGACAAG GCAGTTTTGGAAACTGTAGCTAGAGTTAACCACAAGAAAAATGAGACTAAGGAAAA GTCTTTCCAACTACATGATGTTTTCAACAATGAGAACCGAGAGGAAGATACCCCAACTTTAATAGATTCtaag AGCAATGTATTCATAATATCTAATACCAAATCAAAGTACCCAATTCTACAGTTGGATTTAAG GTTGATATCGGATCTAGTAATCGTCTTTGTATCTGCAACTTGTGGGGGAATCGCTTTTGCTTTTGCTGGACAACCG GTCATTACTGGATACTTGTTAGCAGGCTCTGTTATTGGACCTGGAGGCTTGAGCTTTATTAGCGAAATGGTGCAA GTTGAAACGGTTGCTCagtttggtgtgatttttcttctttttgcgtTAGGGCTGGAGTTCTCGACGGCAAAG CTTCGAGTTGTAAGATCTGTAGCTGTTCTTGGAGGCCTGCTACAAATTTTTCTATTTACAAGCTTATGTGGCCTTTCAGCCTCG TTATGCGGTGGTAATATCTCAGAGGGAATATTTATTGGCGTGTTCCTGTCAATGTCCTCAACAGTTTTG GTTTTGAAGTTTTTGATGGAGAAAAATGGTATCAATGCTCTCTATGGCCAAGTCACGGTTGGAATTCTTATCCTCCAG GATTGTGCTGTAGGTCTGCTGTTTGCTCTGCTTCCAATCTTGGGTGGCACTTCAGGGATTCTTCAAGGAGTTATGTCCATGGCTAAGTC GTTGGTAACATTGATTACATTCTTGGCCATTCTGTCAATATTATGTCGAACTTGTGTTCCCTGGTTTCTCAAGCTGATGATTAGCCTATCATCACAG ACCAATGAACTGTATCAGTTAGCAGCAGTTGCCTTTTGCCTGGTTGTTGCTTGG TGCAGTGATAAGTTGGGGCTCAGCCTTGAACTCGGTTCCTTCGCTGCGGGGGTGATGATATCAACAACTGATCTTTCAGAACATACGCTTGAGCAA ATTGAACCAATTCGCAACTTCTTTGCTGCTCTTTTTCTTGCCAGTGTTGGAATGCTTATCAATTTTCACTTCCTTTGGAACCACGTTGATATTTTATTAGCAGCTGTTATTTTGGTCATTGTTGTGAAAACAATTGTTATTACTGCTGTTGTCAAAGGATTTGGATACAACAACAAGACCTCACTTCTTGTAAGATCTTATCTAACTTCTCAG GTTGGATTGTCACTAGCCCAAATCGGGGAGTTCGCTTTTATACTTCTCAGTCGTGCGTCTAATCTTCATGTGGTAGAG GGTAAACTGTATCTGCTGCTTCTTGGCACAACAGCTCTTAGCCTG GTGACTACTCCGCTGCTTTTTAAATTGATTCCAGCTGTTATACATCTCGGAGTGCTACTGCGCTGGTTCTCCCCTGATAGCAGTCAAATTGAG ATAGCATATAAAGGAGATAGCCTTCGCTCAGACAGCTTAAAGCGTCTACCCTTGACGAATCTAGGTTCTCACGACTCTTTTAAACATAAAAATGAACCAGAAATGGAGTTGCCATCTTTAGCTGATGGGCTTCTAACTATGGCGGACAGGTCTTTAAGAGTGCAAAAGCGGTAG
- the LOC113348036 gene encoding K(+) efflux antiporter 6-like isoform X3: MKTSSSFSFFTIVLCFTSFVVAAELTELDRIDSNNGNTTATAYNKTLSDLKTRQDSFAGMIDRALEKEFPDNEQSGGETDAGSFNNTVAGDKAVLETVARVNHKKNETKEKSFQLHDVFNNENREEDTPTLIDSKSNVFIISNTKSKYPILQLDLRLISDLVIVFVSATCGGIAFAFAGQPVITGYLLAGSVIGPGGLSFISEMVQVETVAQFGVIFLLFALGLEFSTAKLRVVRSVAVLGGLLQIFLFTSLCGLSASLCGGNISEGIFIGVFLSMSSTVLVLKFLMEKNGINALYGQVTVGILILQDCAVGLLFALLPILGGTSGILQGVMSMAKSLVTLITFLAILSILCRTCVPWFLKLMISLSSQTNELYQLAAVAFCLVVAWCSDKLGLSLELGSFAAGVMISTTDLSEHTLEQIEPIRNFFAALFLASVGMLINFHFLWNHVDILLAAVILVIVVKTIVITAVVKGFGYNNKTSLLVGLSLAQIGEFAFILLSRASNLHVVEGKLYLLLLGTTALSLVTTPLLFKLIPAVIHLGVLLRWFSPDSSQIEIAYKGDSLRSDSLKRLPLTNLGSHDSFKHKNEPEMELPSLADGLLTMADRSLRVQKR, translated from the exons ATGaagacttcttcttctttttctttcttcactaTAGTTCTTtgctttacttcttttgttgttgctgctgaactAACTGAGTTGGATCGGATTGATTCAAACAATGGGAATACTACAGCTACTGCTTATAACAAGACATTGTCTGATTTGAAAACAAGACAAGATAGTTTTGCTGGTATGATTGATCGAGCTTTGGAAAAGGAATTCCCTGATAATGAGCAATCTGGAGGag AAACTGATGCTGGTAGCTTCAACAATACTGTTGCTGGAGACAAG GCAGTTTTGGAAACTGTAGCTAGAGTTAACCACAAGAAAAATGAGACTAAGGAAAA GTCTTTCCAACTACATGATGTTTTCAACAATGAGAACCGAGAGGAAGATACCCCAACTTTAATAGATTCtaag AGCAATGTATTCATAATATCTAATACCAAATCAAAGTACCCAATTCTACAGTTGGATTTAAG GTTGATATCGGATCTAGTAATCGTCTTTGTATCTGCAACTTGTGGGGGAATCGCTTTTGCTTTTGCTGGACAACCG GTCATTACTGGATACTTGTTAGCAGGCTCTGTTATTGGACCTGGAGGCTTGAGCTTTATTAGCGAAATGGTGCAA GTTGAAACGGTTGCTCagtttggtgtgatttttcttctttttgcgtTAGGGCTGGAGTTCTCGACGGCAAAG CTTCGAGTTGTAAGATCTGTAGCTGTTCTTGGAGGCCTGCTACAAATTTTTCTATTTACAAGCTTATGTGGCCTTTCAGCCTCG TTATGCGGTGGTAATATCTCAGAGGGAATATTTATTGGCGTGTTCCTGTCAATGTCCTCAACAGTTTTG GTTTTGAAGTTTTTGATGGAGAAAAATGGTATCAATGCTCTCTATGGCCAAGTCACGGTTGGAATTCTTATCCTCCAG GATTGTGCTGTAGGTCTGCTGTTTGCTCTGCTTCCAATCTTGGGTGGCACTTCAGGGATTCTTCAAGGAGTTATGTCCATGGCTAAGTC GTTGGTAACATTGATTACATTCTTGGCCATTCTGTCAATATTATGTCGAACTTGTGTTCCCTGGTTTCTCAAGCTGATGATTAGCCTATCATCACAG ACCAATGAACTGTATCAGTTAGCAGCAGTTGCCTTTTGCCTGGTTGTTGCTTGG TGCAGTGATAAGTTGGGGCTCAGCCTTGAACTCGGTTCCTTCGCTGCGGGGGTGATGATATCAACAACTGATCTTTCAGAACATACGCTTGAGCAA ATTGAACCAATTCGCAACTTCTTTGCTGCTCTTTTTCTTGCCAGTGTTGGAATGCTTATCAATTTTCACTTCCTTTGGAACCACGTTGATATTTTATTAGCAGCTGTTATTTTGGTCATTGTTGTGAAAACAATTGTTATTACTGCTGTTGTCAAAGGATTTGGATACAACAACAAGACCTCACTTCTT GTTGGATTGTCACTAGCCCAAATCGGGGAGTTCGCTTTTATACTTCTCAGTCGTGCGTCTAATCTTCATGTGGTAGAG GGTAAACTGTATCTGCTGCTTCTTGGCACAACAGCTCTTAGCCTG GTGACTACTCCGCTGCTTTTTAAATTGATTCCAGCTGTTATACATCTCGGAGTGCTACTGCGCTGGTTCTCCCCTGATAGCAGTCAAATTGAG ATAGCATATAAAGGAGATAGCCTTCGCTCAGACAGCTTAAAGCGTCTACCCTTGACGAATCTAGGTTCTCACGACTCTTTTAAACATAAAAATGAACCAGAAATGGAGTTGCCATCTTTAGCTGATGGGCTTCTAACTATGGCGGACAGGTCTTTAAGAGTGCAAAAGCGGTAG
- the LOC113348036 gene encoding K(+) efflux antiporter 6-like isoform X5 — protein MSNLEEKLMLVASTILLLETRSFQLHDVFNNENREEDTPTLIDSKSNVFIISNTKSKYPILQLDLRLISDLVIVFVSATCGGIAFAFAGQPVITGYLLAGSVIGPGGLSFISEMVQVETVAQFGVIFLLFALGLEFSTAKLRVVRSVAVLGGLLQIFLFTSLCGLSASLCGGNISEGIFIGVFLSMSSTVLVLKFLMEKNGINALYGQVTVGILILQDCAVGLLFALLPILGGTSGILQGVMSMAKSLVTLITFLAILSILCRTCVPWFLKLMISLSSQTNELYQLAAVAFCLVVAWCSDKLGLSLELGSFAAGVMISTTDLSEHTLEQIEPIRNFFAALFLASVGMLINFHFLWNHVDILLAAVILVIVVKTIVITAVVKGFGYNNKTSLLVRSYLTSQVGLSLAQIGEFAFILLSRASNLHVVEGKLYLLLLGTTALSLVTTPLLFKLIPAVIHLGVLLRWFSPDSSQIEIAYKGDSLRSDSLKRLPLTNLGSHDSFKHKNEPEMELPSLADGLLTMADRSLRVQKR, from the exons ATGAGCAATCTGGAGGag AAACTGATGCTGGTAGCTTCAACAATACTGTTGCTGGAGACAAG GTCTTTCCAACTACATGATGTTTTCAACAATGAGAACCGAGAGGAAGATACCCCAACTTTAATAGATTCtaag AGCAATGTATTCATAATATCTAATACCAAATCAAAGTACCCAATTCTACAGTTGGATTTAAG GTTGATATCGGATCTAGTAATCGTCTTTGTATCTGCAACTTGTGGGGGAATCGCTTTTGCTTTTGCTGGACAACCG GTCATTACTGGATACTTGTTAGCAGGCTCTGTTATTGGACCTGGAGGCTTGAGCTTTATTAGCGAAATGGTGCAA GTTGAAACGGTTGCTCagtttggtgtgatttttcttctttttgcgtTAGGGCTGGAGTTCTCGACGGCAAAG CTTCGAGTTGTAAGATCTGTAGCTGTTCTTGGAGGCCTGCTACAAATTTTTCTATTTACAAGCTTATGTGGCCTTTCAGCCTCG TTATGCGGTGGTAATATCTCAGAGGGAATATTTATTGGCGTGTTCCTGTCAATGTCCTCAACAGTTTTG GTTTTGAAGTTTTTGATGGAGAAAAATGGTATCAATGCTCTCTATGGCCAAGTCACGGTTGGAATTCTTATCCTCCAG GATTGTGCTGTAGGTCTGCTGTTTGCTCTGCTTCCAATCTTGGGTGGCACTTCAGGGATTCTTCAAGGAGTTATGTCCATGGCTAAGTC GTTGGTAACATTGATTACATTCTTGGCCATTCTGTCAATATTATGTCGAACTTGTGTTCCCTGGTTTCTCAAGCTGATGATTAGCCTATCATCACAG ACCAATGAACTGTATCAGTTAGCAGCAGTTGCCTTTTGCCTGGTTGTTGCTTGG TGCAGTGATAAGTTGGGGCTCAGCCTTGAACTCGGTTCCTTCGCTGCGGGGGTGATGATATCAACAACTGATCTTTCAGAACATACGCTTGAGCAA ATTGAACCAATTCGCAACTTCTTTGCTGCTCTTTTTCTTGCCAGTGTTGGAATGCTTATCAATTTTCACTTCCTTTGGAACCACGTTGATATTTTATTAGCAGCTGTTATTTTGGTCATTGTTGTGAAAACAATTGTTATTACTGCTGTTGTCAAAGGATTTGGATACAACAACAAGACCTCACTTCTTGTAAGATCTTATCTAACTTCTCAG GTTGGATTGTCACTAGCCCAAATCGGGGAGTTCGCTTTTATACTTCTCAGTCGTGCGTCTAATCTTCATGTGGTAGAG GGTAAACTGTATCTGCTGCTTCTTGGCACAACAGCTCTTAGCCTG GTGACTACTCCGCTGCTTTTTAAATTGATTCCAGCTGTTATACATCTCGGAGTGCTACTGCGCTGGTTCTCCCCTGATAGCAGTCAAATTGAG ATAGCATATAAAGGAGATAGCCTTCGCTCAGACAGCTTAAAGCGTCTACCCTTGACGAATCTAGGTTCTCACGACTCTTTTAAACATAAAAATGAACCAGAAATGGAGTTGCCATCTTTAGCTGATGGGCTTCTAACTATGGCGGACAGGTCTTTAAGAGTGCAAAAGCGGTAG
- the LOC113348036 gene encoding K(+) efflux antiporter 6-like isoform X1, with product MKTSSSFSFFTIVLCFTSFVVAAELTELDRIDSNNGNTTATAYNKTLSDLKTRQDSFAGMIDRALEKEFPDNEQSGGETDAGSFNNTVAGDKAVLETVARVNHKKNETKEKSFQLHDVFNNENREEDTPTLIDSKSNVFIISNTKSKYPILQLDLRLISDLVIVFVSATCGGIAFAFAGQPVITGYLLAGSVIGPGGLSFISEMVQVETVAQFGVIFLLFALGLEFSTAKVCIFPCALLFVDFETLGFMFTKCLPSYVQLRVVRSVAVLGGLLQIFLFTSLCGLSASLCGGNISEGIFIGVFLSMSSTVLVLKFLMEKNGINALYGQVTVGILILQDCAVGLLFALLPILGGTSGILQGVMSMAKSLVTLITFLAILSILCRTCVPWFLKLMISLSSQTNELYQLAAVAFCLVVAWCSDKLGLSLELGSFAAGVMISTTDLSEHTLEQIEPIRNFFAALFLASVGMLINFHFLWNHVDILLAAVILVIVVKTIVITAVVKGFGYNNKTSLLVGLSLAQIGEFAFILLSRASNLHVVEGKLYLLLLGTTALSLVTTPLLFKLIPAVIHLGVLLRWFSPDSSQIEIAYKGDSLRSDSLKRLPLTNLGSHDSFKHKNEPEMELPSLADGLLTMADRSLRVQKR from the exons ATGaagacttcttcttctttttctttcttcactaTAGTTCTTtgctttacttcttttgttgttgctgctgaactAACTGAGTTGGATCGGATTGATTCAAACAATGGGAATACTACAGCTACTGCTTATAACAAGACATTGTCTGATTTGAAAACAAGACAAGATAGTTTTGCTGGTATGATTGATCGAGCTTTGGAAAAGGAATTCCCTGATAATGAGCAATCTGGAGGag AAACTGATGCTGGTAGCTTCAACAATACTGTTGCTGGAGACAAG GCAGTTTTGGAAACTGTAGCTAGAGTTAACCACAAGAAAAATGAGACTAAGGAAAA GTCTTTCCAACTACATGATGTTTTCAACAATGAGAACCGAGAGGAAGATACCCCAACTTTAATAGATTCtaag AGCAATGTATTCATAATATCTAATACCAAATCAAAGTACCCAATTCTACAGTTGGATTTAAG GTTGATATCGGATCTAGTAATCGTCTTTGTATCTGCAACTTGTGGGGGAATCGCTTTTGCTTTTGCTGGACAACCG GTCATTACTGGATACTTGTTAGCAGGCTCTGTTATTGGACCTGGAGGCTTGAGCTTTATTAGCGAAATGGTGCAA GTTGAAACGGTTGCTCagtttggtgtgatttttcttctttttgcgtTAGGGCTGGAGTTCTCGACGGCAAAGGTATGTATATTTCCATGTGCCTTGCTTTTTGTAGATTTTGAAACTCTTGGATTCATGTTTACAAAGTGTCTTCCTTCATATGTGCAGCTTCGAGTTGTAAGATCTGTAGCTGTTCTTGGAGGCCTGCTACAAATTTTTCTATTTACAAGCTTATGTGGCCTTTCAGCCTCG TTATGCGGTGGTAATATCTCAGAGGGAATATTTATTGGCGTGTTCCTGTCAATGTCCTCAACAGTTTTG GTTTTGAAGTTTTTGATGGAGAAAAATGGTATCAATGCTCTCTATGGCCAAGTCACGGTTGGAATTCTTATCCTCCAG GATTGTGCTGTAGGTCTGCTGTTTGCTCTGCTTCCAATCTTGGGTGGCACTTCAGGGATTCTTCAAGGAGTTATGTCCATGGCTAAGTC GTTGGTAACATTGATTACATTCTTGGCCATTCTGTCAATATTATGTCGAACTTGTGTTCCCTGGTTTCTCAAGCTGATGATTAGCCTATCATCACAG ACCAATGAACTGTATCAGTTAGCAGCAGTTGCCTTTTGCCTGGTTGTTGCTTGG TGCAGTGATAAGTTGGGGCTCAGCCTTGAACTCGGTTCCTTCGCTGCGGGGGTGATGATATCAACAACTGATCTTTCAGAACATACGCTTGAGCAA ATTGAACCAATTCGCAACTTCTTTGCTGCTCTTTTTCTTGCCAGTGTTGGAATGCTTATCAATTTTCACTTCCTTTGGAACCACGTTGATATTTTATTAGCAGCTGTTATTTTGGTCATTGTTGTGAAAACAATTGTTATTACTGCTGTTGTCAAAGGATTTGGATACAACAACAAGACCTCACTTCTT GTTGGATTGTCACTAGCCCAAATCGGGGAGTTCGCTTTTATACTTCTCAGTCGTGCGTCTAATCTTCATGTGGTAGAG GGTAAACTGTATCTGCTGCTTCTTGGCACAACAGCTCTTAGCCTG GTGACTACTCCGCTGCTTTTTAAATTGATTCCAGCTGTTATACATCTCGGAGTGCTACTGCGCTGGTTCTCCCCTGATAGCAGTCAAATTGAG ATAGCATATAAAGGAGATAGCCTTCGCTCAGACAGCTTAAAGCGTCTACCCTTGACGAATCTAGGTTCTCACGACTCTTTTAAACATAAAAATGAACCAGAAATGGAGTTGCCATCTTTAGCTGATGGGCTTCTAACTATGGCGGACAGGTCTTTAAGAGTGCAAAAGCGGTAG